One window of Methanofervidicoccus abyssi genomic DNA carries:
- a CDS encoding flippase — protein sequence MSEISHTLQKIMRGTGIVFAGVVISMFFGFLSRILIARNFSIDEYGVYNLALTILSIAITVATLGFPNSLPREIVFYREKDPSKINKLISTALIIVVLSSILLMVFLILETENIVQIFKDGKLSQVLPIIVFTLPFSALTNVLISISQGFGRVREKIYFQNIIYPIIYLLLVISVIFLNLNFSFIFFAYTISQIFTFLILIINMLKMKILCFELSLDLTLGKKLVVFSIPLFFAGILSFVMGWTDTLMLGYYKNSEVVGLYNSASSIARLLTIFLNSISFLYVPLVSSFYIQGKLNEMGRIYQILTKWIFSLTLPLFTLIFLFSKIVIAFFFGGRYLEASRVLEILALGFMFHASTGLNGSNLIIIGKSRLNLAGTSFAALLNIILNFVLIPVYGLEGAAIATTMSYFVLNILMSFWLYKNSKIHPFSWNYVKSLVISFILLGILKSLNLNVDNIWYAVLVSIVFVGVYFLLLLFSKSIDNEDIDLLLTVEKNLGVDLTLLKRILKKFI from the coding sequence ATGAGTGAAATAAGTCATACTTTACAGAAAATCATGAGAGGTACGGGGATAGTATTTGCTGGGGTTGTTATTTCAATGTTTTTTGGATTTTTAAGTAGAATTTTGATTGCAAGAAATTTTTCTATTGATGAATATGGTGTGTATAATCTAGCTTTGACTATTTTGAGTATTGCAATTACTGTTGCTACACTCGGATTTCCAAATTCACTACCAAGAGAGATCGTATTCTATAGGGAAAAAGATCCTTCAAAAATCAATAAACTAATCTCAACAGCATTAATAATTGTCGTACTAAGTAGCATCTTATTGATGGTGTTTTTAATCCTTGAAACGGAAAATATTGTCCAGATTTTCAAAGATGGAAAATTATCTCAAGTATTACCTATAATTGTTTTCACCTTACCATTTTCTGCTCTAACTAATGTTTTAATTTCAATTTCTCAAGGTTTTGGTAGAGTCAGAGAAAAGATTTACTTTCAGAATATTATTTATCCCATTATTTATCTACTACTAGTAATTTCTGTAATATTTTTAAACCTCAACTTTAGCTTCATATTTTTTGCATATACAATTTCTCAGATCTTTACATTTTTGATTTTAATAATTAATATGTTAAAGATGAAAATTCTATGTTTTGAACTTTCTCTTGATCTGACACTTGGGAAGAAATTGGTAGTTTTTTCGATTCCATTATTTTTTGCCGGAATTCTTAGTTTTGTTATGGGGTGGACAGACACCTTAATGTTAGGTTATTATAAAAACTCTGAAGTTGTCGGTCTCTACAATTCAGCATCATCAATAGCTAGACTACTCACAATATTTTTAAACTCAATATCTTTCCTTTATGTTCCCTTAGTTTCAAGTTTCTATATTCAAGGAAAGCTTAATGAGATGGGTAGAATTTACCAGATTTTAACTAAATGGATATTTTCACTGACTTTACCTCTTTTTACATTAATATTTCTTTTTTCTAAGATTGTTATAGCGTTCTTCTTTGGAGGGAGGTATTTAGAAGCAAGTAGAGTTCTTGAGATTTTGGCACTTGGTTTCATGTTTCATGCTTCTACTGGGTTAAATGGGTCAAATTTAATTATAATTGGTAAGTCAAGATTAAATTTGGCTGGTACTTCTTTTGCAGCTCTTCTTAATATAATTCTGAATTTTGTGTTAATTCCAGTGTATGGCCTTGAAGGTGCTGCTATCGCTACAACAATGTCTTATTTTGTTTTAAATATCCTTATGTCGTTTTGGTTGTATAAAAATTCTAAAATCCATCCTTTTAGCTGGAACTATGTCAAATCTTTAGTGATTAGTTTCATATTACTGGGGATTTTAAAGTCATTAAACTTGAATGTAGATAATATATGGTATGCAGTACTGGTTTCAATAGTGTTTGTAGGAGTTTATTTTTTACTTCTTCTATTCAGTAAGAGTATTGATAATGAAGATATTGATCTCTTGTTGACAGTGGAGAAAAACTTGGGAGTAGATCTAACACTACTAAAAAGGATCCTAAAGAAATTTATTTAA